GGATTCGCATGCGCATCGACACGCTTGACCTGGCCGAACTGGAGGCCCTGGTGCTGGGCTTCTCGCGCAAGCAGTTTCGCGCCATTACGTGGTTTGGCGTGTTTCTGGGCGGTCTGATCGGCGCGGTGCAGGTACTGTTGATGCAGGTGCTGCCGGCCGTCTGAAGCACGATCAACTGATCGGGGCGCTGCGGCGTAGCGTTACCATTGCACCGGTCTGCTGCTCCGACACCCGAGGAAATACGCGATGGAAGTCCTGAACAGCCGTTTGCCGACAGGCGGTTTCGAGACGTTTTACCACCACTGTGGCGCCGCCGACGCCAACCCGGTGATCCTGCTTCACGGCTCCGGGCCAGGCGCGAACGCTATATCCAACTGGGTGTATGCGCTACCGTTTCTGGGTGAGCGCTACCGGGCGATTGCGCCGGATATTGCCGGTTTTGGTGAAAGTCAGCACCATCAGCCGCCCATCGGAGCGGCGGCCTGGATACAGGAGTGGACGGCGCAGATCATTGCCCTCATGGATGGGCTTGGCATCGCCAAGGCGCATCTGGTGGGCAATTCCATGGGCGGAGGGGTGAGCTTGCAGCTGCTGCGGCGCCACCCGCAACGCTTCGAGCGGGTCGTGCTGATGGGTGCGGTGGGCGCGCCGTTTACCGCGACGCCGGGTTTGCAGCGCGGTTGGGGTTATTACCGTATCGGTACCGAGGAGGAACTTGCCTACCTGGTGAGCAAGTTCCTGCATAACCCCGGGGTACTGGGTGCCGA
This portion of the Immundisolibacter sp. genome encodes:
- a CDS encoding alpha/beta fold hydrolase, with protein sequence MEVLNSRLPTGGFETFYHHCGAADANPVILLHGSGPGANAISNWVYALPFLGERYRAIAPDIAGFGESQHHQPPIGAAAWIQEWTAQIIALMDGLGIAKAHLVGNSMGGGVSLQLLRRHPQRFERVVLMGAVGAPFTATPGLQRGWGYYRIGTEEELAYLVSKFLHNPGVLGADVDAIAKQRFGLVMQERIRSQFERMFSGDAQVHVDAFVVPEHELRAMPHPTLLTHGREDFFIPTSTSQYVAERMPNAQLHMFHHCGHWIQIEQRQAFNQLVLDFLDGRFG